The Nicotiana tomentosiformis chromosome 9, ASM39032v3, whole genome shotgun sequence genome contains the following window.
TACAATACCTCCCAATGTATATCCAGTAGCCTCATTACCAggtctttagtttcatcttccCAGCATATATAGTCCAGCAATTCGATAGAATATGGATTACTCCTCAGTACTCCAGTAGAAACTACCTTGCTATATATTTGGTGCCTTGTCTCATCTTCGGGTGAATTGTTGCATTTGATAATCTAGTAACACCCAAGTAGTCCTTTCTTTTTAATGTATATAATACAGCGCTATACTTGCATTATCATATAGTAACCCAAAACCACATGTATACCTATAGTTGGTACTGTCCAGCATTTGTGCACGAAGGTGATTGTGCACTGTTTAGTGTGGTATACGTGTGACCTCCAGTAGTTGTTTCCAAACTCCATAGCATGGTATTCATCTTGTAGTGTAGGAAACATGGATTGCATTGGGTTGTCATTCCACAATGCATCCATTGATCCCTTATTTGTATGCCAAAACTACATACCTCTCATGGTTGTTACTGTGGAACTTCTGGGGTGTGTATCTCCATTGCGTGTAATGTCATCAGCTATCATTGGTAAACTAATAATGCTAATAGCTTGAGATTTCACCCCTCGTTGACCATACCTTTTGATCTGCAGTACAAACTCCCTAAAGACCTTTACAAGACTATAATTCCTTAGCCTTTTCCTTTTATCCTTCAATTCCATGCTTGTGCTTACCATAACATCTCCTTCAAGGGAATGAGCACTAAGGGCTAATACCTCCCATTGAATTCGTAGTATATGGAAAGGCATGGACACATTAACTTCTCCTGCAAAAAATAAAGCAAGGTTAGTAGAAAAAATGATCACCATGTTCTCCTCCTTAAGGATTTTTACATGATGATCCCGTGGGTTTTCCAGTCCCCTACTAGACCTTTCCTCCTCCCTCCTTAATTCTTGGCCACTTTTACCCTTAATTAAGGACATTGCAATTTATCTTCATTCAGAATCCTTCTTCATTGTATGCCCAGCTGCCAGAATCCATGACACTCAATATTGCTAAAATCAAGAGCATAGTTTGCAAGGTGATCAGCCAATTTATTCCCCTCCCTATATATGTGTGACAGCTTGTTACTACACCCTTCCAGTAATCTCATAATCTCCTCCACGTGATCGAAAATACACCAAGGTGGCTTCCATATACCATCAATTATATTCTTCAGTAGCATCGAGTCTATTTGGATCCACACCTTGTTATAATATTGTAATCTGTAGTATCTCAATGCCTCCAAAATTGCTAGTACTTCTGCTTCAGTATTTTTAGCCTCATGAATCTCCCCGCCAAATGCATATAACACATCTCCAGTCTCATCCCTTAGACAAAATCCAATTGCACTCCTTCCAGGGTTCCCTTTAGATGCTCCATCAGTATTAATTTTGATCCACCCTTCCATTGGTAATTCCCAAGTAACTTTCTCATATTTCAAGCATGGAGTATAGTTTTTCATCATAGCTAATAATTCCTGCCACTTATGAGGAATATTATGCAAACCTGGCTTTCTTACTTGTACCAGAACTTGTAGTATGGAAGAGACTTGCTAGATCACTCTACTAGTTGAAACTCCCTCCCTATACTTAAAGTTATTCCTTCTCTTCCATATTTACCATACAATACAAGAAGGCAATGCTTGCATAATAGGTTTAAGTCTAGGACATATCTGGGTAGTCCAACATTTAGTGATTGCATGGTGCATTATTAACCCCTCCATAGCTATACCTGCCCTCGATAGGAAGCACTTCCAAACACTGTTAGCAGCATGAGACGTGAATAACAAATGTTTTAGAGTTTCTTCCTTAGGTTGATCACAACACCAACATCTTGAAGGCATGAAATATCCCAGTCTTCACATGAAATCATCTAGAGATAGTTTTGCTTTCCAAACCTTCCACATGAAGAATGAGATTTTGAAAGGTAATCCCTTCACCCAGATCATCTTGTAAGCTATTCTTGGTTCATCTCTCCTGCTCAGATAATCCCAAGCAGTTTTCACACTAAAATGACCTCGAGTTTCTTGCATCCAAAAAGGCACGTCTAAAATATGTTGCATAGTAGGGGGCTTTAATTTCCCCATAATATGTAATGCATATTCCTCATGTAAAATCTTCAGTAAACTATCCACATTCCATACATCCTCCCCCACCACATCATAGACATTATGGATTGATTCATCTATCCCAAAATCATAAGAAACAAGGAAGTGCAAAGCTCTTAAGCTCgtccaattatcaaaccaaaagaGAGAAGATCCCATTTCTGGATGCCAAGTAATTTGTTGTTCAATCAAATCCCTGCATTCCAACATCTTTCTCCATATATGTGACCCTTCCCTCCATGGAACGATTACTGCATTTAGTTTTTACAATACTTCTGTCTCATAAAGGAACTGCAAAGACTTGGCTTTGTTCGAACATTATGCCACAATTTGCAGAATAGAGGTTTAGATACATCATGCAAGGATATAAAACAAATTCCAACCTCTTCACATGGCATACATAAGGTATTCCAAGATTCCCAATGTCTGCTACTGCCACCAATAGAGCTACTCCAAAGGAATTGAGCAAATATCTTATGCAACTTGTTTATAACATAGTTAGGAGGATTCACAGTTGAAAGTAGGTGAATGTCCATGCTCTGAAAAACATGAGAGATCAACACTGTCCTACCACCTATAGATAGCAACTTACCCTTTCATGATTGCAATTTATCCAGTACCTTAGAAAATAGACCTTGGTAGTACTCCATCCTTCTCCTAGAGTAGAAGATAGGGCAAGCTAGGTAAGTGAATGGAAAATCCTGCCTTCCAATTCCAGTGATCCTTTCCACCATTGTAACCACCTCCATGCTAGTAGAATGGTGCATATAGATAGCAGATTTAATCTTGTTCACCAACTGGCCGGATGCAACTTCACATGCACTCAAAAACTTCATCACTAATTGTAGAGAAATAACATCTGAAGAAGAGAAAATAATGGTGTCATCTGCATATGCTAAGTGATTGATTTTAGGACTCAACTTAGGCTAACCAAATTCAAAGCATTTAAACCCCTTGACAAAGCCTCAACAACTAGAATGAATAGAGTAGGTGATAATGGATTCCCTACACTTCTAGTAGATTTGAAAAAATCATGAGGTTGCCCATTTATGAGCACTGAGTACCAATTGTTTGAAATAATTCCATACATCAACCCTATGAATCTCTTACAAAACCCCATCTTCCTTAACATCATAGTCAAAAATAACCAAGAAATCCTATCATAAGCTTTTGTCACGTTGAGCTTAATTACTACATTAGGGCCAGCTATTGTTTTGAACCTAATGTCAGTAATAATCTCCTGAGTAAGAAGCACATCTTTAGCAATGCTCCTCACTTTCAGAAATACATCTTGCTCGTCAGAAATAAGATTAGGAAGTAGCCCCACTAACCTCTCATGAATCACTATTGAGATGATTTTGTTGTTAAAATTGATTAGGCTTATAGGCCTCATATCCGATAATGTTGTCACCTTCTTCTTCTTAGGTAGAAGAACCAGATTTGTGTGTTACACATTTTGGTAACTCTTGGCCAATAAAAATGCTCTAACCATATCAAATATGGCATCCCCAATAATTTCCCAACAAGAATGCTAAAAGCTTCGTGTGAATCCAGGACCTCCTGCACTCTCTCCATTTAGGCCAAAAATAACTTTATTGACCTCTTCTTTTGTGGGTTGTTTGATCAAATCTGTATTCTGATCAATATCAATCATACTAGTCACATGGTCTATGATGCCAAATATTGTAGGAACTATTGTTTCACTAAACTGGTCCTTGAAGAATTTAACAGCTTCCCCAGCCATCTCTTCATCCTCTTCTATCCAGTTACCAAAACTGATTTGGATCCTCATGAACTCCAATATCTTCCTTCGACCATTGACTTGCACATGAAATAACTTAGTGTTCCTATCACCATCCTTACACCAAGCCATACCTGATTTTTATTTCCAAAATTCTTCCTCCAGTGCCAAGTATCTAATTAGTTCTGCCTGAACCTTTCGTAACCTCTCACTATTCAACTATGTAGGATTTTCTTTGAATTGGGCTTCATGTACCATAACAACTTACTCCAAACTTGCAATATTTTGAAATATATCACCATACGTTGCTTTACTCCATGTTTTCAAGGCCTTCTTCAACTTATTTAGCTTGTAATTGAAGATGATAAATCGATTAGCACTAAAATCAGCATGCCAGTTTTCTCTCACCACATCTTTAAACGAATCATGCTTGACCCAAAAATTAATAAATCTAAAATATTTCTTCACTTGAACAACCTAAATATCACACTTCAATAACATAAGACTATGGTCTAAACCAATCTTGGATAAATGAGTGACTTCCAATCCTTAGAATGTTTTGCTGAAATTCCATATTAGCTAGACATTGATCAAGTCTTTTGAAGATACAATCGTCTTCTGCCCTTCCATTCTACCAAGTGTAAATGCTACCCTTGAATCCAAGATTAGTTAGATTGCAAGTGTTTATGCAATGCCTGATGTCATCTACCTCATTTAAGGAAACTGGCAATCCTCCAATTTCTTCTTCCTCATCCCAAATCATGTTAAATTCTCCACCAACAAGCCATGGGATAGTCATATCTCTAGCCATTGCATATAGTGAATCTCATAGTTCTATTCTCTCAATGGCATCATATTTTTCATACACCAATATAAGAATGAGTTCAACATGAGTTTCAGTATGCAATAACCTCAATGTCAATTGTTGCACCATATCATATAGGATATTAACTTCAAAAACTTCATCAATAAATATCCAATCTTGTTTGACACATTTGCAATTGCTTGTGCAAAACCAATCTTCCTTCTATATCTCTTCAATTTTCGAGCTTGTTGCATTGGTTCCATAAGTCCAATGAACTCAAAATGGCGTTGTCTATCCATTGTAATAAGCCTTTCAAAGGCTTTTTAGTATTCACTGACCTAACATTCCAAATAATTGCATCCATTATAAATTATTTGATTTAGTTAAGGTTCTTCTCATTTGTACCCCAGCTGTTAGAACACTGGAGTTgtccttttctttcttcttccttcCTTTAGCAGCTGATTTGACCTTGTCCATGTGTCTTGGAGAAGGATCACCTTGTCTAGCTATATTGAGGAAATTTTGGGAAGTCCATTCCTCATCAATATCCTTCCTTGCTCTTTCAATATTatcttcctcttttttttttccccaCTGCATCCACTATACTATTCTTTAAAGGTTTAGGTATCATCGCTCTTTTACTTTGCTCCTTCATTACCGTCTGCTGCTTCAACTGCTTGTTTGCCAATGAAACAATGTTACCTGTTTTGTATGGCACACCTTCTATATCTTTGGTGTGTTGGAAATTGTGGATTTTAGCATTTGTATCCTCCATACtggtattattatcattcttcaTGTGATCATCAACATCCCCTACTCCTCCTGCATCAATCGCATTTATCTCAGCTCCTTTAGGGTTTACTGTAGCTTCATGTTTAGGGTTAGTATTTTTTTGCTCCTTGGCTTCAACTTCCCCATTGTTTGCCTTAGCTTCTTTATTATTCTTAGTAGCActggtgtttgatttctgtcccTTTCCATTAACACCGCGATCCTCATCTGCACAATCTTCCTCACCTTATGCACCATCAGGTATTTCATCTTCCTCAGAGTCCTATTCTACTTGATAAGTTCATATCCTTCCTCCACTTCATTGAACCTTCTCATTCACCTTAGGCAGCTCAGCTGTAGTGTTTGTGTCAAAAGAATAAGACGTCACTTCTTGACAAGATTTGTTGGTAGTAACTAGGTTACCCCCAAACACTCGATTCACCCATTGAGTCGTAGATTCCTTTTGTATTTGATCAACACTCCTATTCCTTTGCTCACTAGGAGTAAAGACAGGTGTTATAGGGTTCAACATCTTAGCCGACCTAGGAGTTTCATTCCCAGCCTTA
Protein-coding sequences here:
- the LOC138899177 gene encoding uncharacterized protein, producing the protein MRPISLINFNNKIISIVIHERLVGLLPNLISDEQDVFLKVRSIAKDVLLTQEIITDIRFKTIAGPNVVIKLNVTKAYDRISWLFLTMMLRKMGFCKRFIGLMYGIISNNWYSVLINGQPHDFFKSTRSVGNPLSPTLFILVVEALSRDVISLQLVMKFLSACEVASGQLVNKIKSAIYMHHSTSMEVVTMVERITGIGRQDFPFTYLACPIFYSRRRMEYYQGLFSKSMDIHLLSTVNPPNYVINKLHKIFAQFLWSSSIGGSSRHWESWNTLLIVPWREGSHIWRKMLECRDLIEQQITWHPEMGSSLFWFDNWTSLRALHFLVSYDFGIDESIHNVYDVVGEDVWNVDSLLKILHEEYALHIMGKLKPPTMQHILDVPFWMQETRGHFSVKTAWDYLSRRDEPRIAYKMIWVKGLPFKISFFMWKVWKAKLSLDDFM